Genomic segment of Myxococcus stipitatus:
CGACGGTGTAGCCCCGGGAGGCCAGCAGCTTGCGCAGGAAGGCCACGCCCGCCTCCGACGACGCCTTCCCCGAGTTGCCCACGAACACGTGCTTGCCCAGCACCAGCGTGTCGCCGCCTTCCAGGAACGGGCCGACATGGGCGCCCTGCGCATCGATGGGCGCGGCGTCCGGCTGGGGCACGGCCACGTAGGTGCAGTCCGCGGGGTAGACCTCCTGCTCGAACAGGCTCCGGCAGGGGAGCACCTCACGGCGGCGGTGCAGGCTCCGCAGGCTGCCCTCGACAACGACGTCGCCCACGGTGAACCAGGGGTCCCTCACGAAGGAGTTGCTGTAGCCATACGGGCCCCCCGCCTCCTTCTGCGCCTCCGTCAGGAGCGACGGCAGCAGCACCCGCACGCCGTGCTTCTCCAGGACGGCCCGCAGCGCGAGCCGCTCGCCCTCCCAGGCCTTCTGACGCTCGGGCATCGCCTCCGCATGGTCCTTCCCGATCAAGCGGCGCGCGAGCACCCGCTCGGATTCGGGAAGGATGGCCAGCCGCGCCTCTGACTGCTCCTGGGACATGACGCCCGCATCCGACAGGCGAAGCTGGCTGCGAGCGACCACCACGGTGCGCAGGGGCGCGAACTCGCTGGCTACGAAGACTCGTTTCGTCATTCGAGAATCCCTTCCTCTCAGCGGAGGTGGGACTCTATAGCGCACAGCGGATGAGCGTTTTCAAGCGAGGAGTTCCCGCGCTTCAACAGGCGCACATCTCGCCGCCCACGTGGCGGCTACGGGTTCCAGCAGTTGGCGGGCTGGTCCCGGATGTACACCCAGAAGCGCTTGTCCGTCCGGACGTTGCCGTAGGCATACCAATTCCATCCACCTTGGGGATGGTGGAACTGCGCCATCCGCCACCCATCGCCAAAGGCACTCGCGCACAGCTTGTTCGCGAGGGCCAGGCTCGTCAGCGTCACCCCCAGCACGGGCAGGGTGGTGGCCACGTTTCCCTCCGCCCAGCCGTTGTAGAAGTCCGGGCTCACCCCTGGCGGAACCGCGGAGCCGTCCTCACGGATGCACAGGATGGGCAGCGCCGCCGTGCAGGGCATGTCGCCCGTGTAGGGATTGCAGTCCATGCAGCCGATGAGGTCCACCCCCTGGGAATGGGCTCTCTTCCGCCACGTCATCGCATACCCCTCCGAGGCTCCCGCCACGGGCGCGACCAGCAATACCCCACACATCATCCAGACACGCCCAGGGAATCCCTGCCACATACCACCTCCGGTCGCCTGGAACTCCAGACACGTCCAGGCGGACGCCGGACTAGCAGACCTTCGCCCCGGGACACCTCGTCCAGCGGGACCAGCCCCCGCCGGGTCAGTGAACAATGCCCCCGCCTCCGCGCGGCTCAGACCGACGGAGGTGGAGACTTCGCGGCGCCAGCAGCAGGCGCGGCATCCGACGTGGGCGGCGGAGCCCCTCCCGCGCCCTGCTGGGCAATCCGCTTCAGCGCGTCGACCATGTCCTCCAGCTGCTTCTGGGTCAGCGCGACCTTCGGCTCGGGGAGCACGGGGGGCTGGGCCGAATCACTCGCCGAGGCGTTGCGTCGCGATTGAATCTGCTGTCCGAAGATGTAACCGCCAACCGTGCCCAGGAGCGTGCCCAGCACCGCCGGGTCTATCTTCTGGCCTGTCCCCAGGATGATGATGGTCAGCAACAGGAACGCGAGGCCAATCATCTCCACCAAGGTCCGCTGCTGGAAGATGATGGTCTGGATTTCGAGCGAGAACCAGCGCGTGGCCAGGTAGATGGCGAAGAGCACGAACACCATGCCGTAGATGGCCAGGGTCAGGTTGCTGTCCACCTCCGTCTTCTTCGCCTCGCGGCCCAACAGCTCCTTGTCGATGGCCATGATGGCGTTATTGGCCGCGTCCACTTCGTGCTGGCGGTCGGTGCTCGTGGACTGGATGCGGTTGATGAGCGCCTGCCAGAGGCCCTCGGCCATCGCCTTGTCCTGCTTCAAGAGGTCCTCGAAGAGCTTCGGCGCCACTTCCGCCGCCAGTGACTCCGCGGACAGCAGGGCCGCCTTGAGGGGGTCATCCCCGGTCCGACCTCCCGTCGGTGGCCCCGAGTAGCTCTGTCGGATGGTGCTCTGGAGGAGGGTCAGCGGCCGGACACGCGCCCAGCTCGGCGGGTCCTCGGCCCGGTCGACCTCCAGGTAGAGCTCCTGGAGCAGCGCCGGTGTCTCGGGACGCAGGTTCCGACGTGGCAGGAAGTCCTCGGCGCGAATCAGCCCCCAGGTGAAGAGATCCCCAATCCGCTGCTCGATGAGCCGGTAATCACTGCTCGACGGTGAGCCGCCCTTCTTCACGACCGCGAGCACCTTGGCGAAGTCCTGATTGAACGCCGATATCGCGGACGGCAGCTGCACCGCGTCGAGCTGCTGTGTCTTGATCTGATTCAGTGAGTTCTGCGCCTTGGGGAGCTCGCGCTTCAGGAACTCGAGCTCGCCCTCCGCCTTCTTCTTCCGCTCGAGCTCACTCGTCATCCGCATCCGCAGGAGCGAGTCGGACACCTTCGAGAAGTCCTGTCCGGCGGGTGCCTGCGTCTCGGCCGAAGCCAGCCCCGGCAGGCACACCATCCACGTCAACATGAGCCCCAGAATCGTCTTCATGCTCCCCCCAAGAAGCGCCCCACCCCGCTCCGATGAATCACTCGGGATGAAGTGCTCCTGAAAGGATATGCGCGACAACCCCTCTCATCCAAATACAGGGAGGGGCGTCCCTGACTCACCCGGCGCCCCGAGACACGGAGCGCCGGGAGACAGGACTCAAGGACAGACGTTGTAGCAGGACCCCGCCTTGCGCTCGCGACACTCGGCGGTGGAGGTGCACCTCGAGCAATCCCAGGAGCAGTAGCCCAGCAGGCCCACGGGCTCCTCCGAGAACAGCGCGGGGGTCACCTCCGCGGGCTGCCCGGAGCGGAGCTTCGACATGAGCAACGTCTGCCGGTCCGCGTCACAGGCCCCTGGCACCGGCGGGGCCTGCTCGTCGCTCGGCATGGAGGTGACAACCATTCCCACCATGACGGCCAGCGCCAGCATGAATCCCAAGACAGGCTTCAGCAGCATGCACGACTCCTGGAAGGAGGATTCCGCGCATGATGTCGCCAAGGACGGACTCGCCCGCATGCGTCATCCCGCGTGCTGTGGGGTGATGAACACGCGGCCTTCACTGCGCGCTCTTCGCGCCACGCCGCGCCGACTGGCGTTGCTGGATGCCTCGGCGCAGCTTCGCGATGAGGACCTCCGGACTGGAGGAGCGGACCATGACGTCGTCCGCCCCCGCGTCGAGCGCCGCGGTGAAGGCGGCGGGGTCCTCCTTGTCGACGATGAGGTAGATGGGGAGGTCCTCGGTGGAAGGCGCCTTGCGCATCGCCTGGAGCAGCGCGCGCAGGTCCCCATCCGGCAGCGGGTCGGCGAGGATGGCCGCCTGCGCCCCGGCTGCCAGCGCCTTCTCCACGTCGGCGCGAGTCCTCGCGCGCACGGTGCTCAGGCCCTCCGCCATGAGGCGAATCTGGAGCGTCATCGCGTTGGCGCCATCCGTCTCCGCCACCACCACGCGAGGCGCCGCCTTGTCGGCCTGGGTGCTCGACTCCAGCTCCGTGGTGAGCGCCTCCATCACGGCCACCGGCAGACGCGGGTCCTGACGCAGGACCTGGAGCGCCTGGGCCGCCTTGGCCGTGGGCGGCTGGGCGCTCTGGACCTCCTGGACGAAGCGCGCCGCGCACAGCAGCGCGCCCGCGGCCCGGCCCCCTGGAGGCGTGCGGTCCTCCCCTTCCGGGAGCACCGCCATGAGCACCTCGTTCACCTCGGGCATGCCGCTCCCCACGAGGCCCAGGGCGCGGGCGCGGGTGGGCAGGATGAAGCGACGGGGCTCCTCCAGCCGCGCGGCCAGGGCCAGCGCGCTGGCGGCGGCGGAGAGCAGACCTTCCTCCACGCGGCCCGCGCCCAGCCTCGACACCAGCCGCCGCGCCAGCCTGGTGAGGAAGGGCGCCAGAGTCGCGCTGCCCCCGAGCATGGACAACATCCCATCCAGCAGGCGGGCCTGGAGCTCCGCGAGCTTCGCCAGCGGGCCGCCCTCGCCCAGGAGCGCCGCGCTGTAGGAGGGCAGCAGGCGCACCTCCACCTGGGGATGCGCGGCCCGCAGCTTCTGCGCGAGCCCCGCCGGGTCCGCCACCGCGTCCTCGAGCACCAGTACCAGCTCATAGCCTCCGAGCGACAACGCGCGCGGCGCATCCGCCGCGGGGCTGGTCGCCGCCGCGAGCCCTTGCACCAGGAGGAGCCGCACCGCCGCCTCGCGAGGCTCGGAGGGCTCCGCCACCACCAGCACCATGCGCGCGCGCACGTCGCCACGCACGGGGCTGGCTCGGGCCACGGGCTCGGCCATGGGAGGCTTGGACTCCGCGAAGGTGCTCTCGTCGAGCACCCGGCGCCCGGTGAACTGCTCGGAGAACTGCGACATCATCCGCGTGTCGCGGGCCTTGTCCTCCGGTGAGGGCTCCAGGGGAATGGGGTCATGCGCCCGCACGTAGGGCGGAGGGGCCTCTTCCGCGGGGGGATAGAAGCGCTGGATGGTCTTCCGGATGCCCTGCTCGGAGGCGAAGAGCCCCTGGACCGCGACAGCGCGCGTGGAGAACTTCAGCGCGTCCGTGACTTGCACGTCGCGCGGGTCCAGCACCGCGCAGACGAGCTCTCGTCCGCGCACGGCGAGCGGCACCGCGCACAGCCGCTCACACAGCTCGCGGGGAATCTGCTTGAGCAGCTCCTCGGGGATGGGAACGGACTGGAGCTTGTCCTCGGTGATGTGGGGCAGCCCGCTCTGCTCGGACAGCGCGCGCACCAGGTTGTCGGGCTCCAGCCACCGCTCGTGGACCAGCACCTGACCGAGCCTCCCGCCCCGCTGCTTCTGGAGCGACAGGGCCTGGTTGAGCATGTGCGGTGTGAGCATGCCGCGCGTCAGGAGGATGGTGCCCAGTTGCTGCCGCGCCCGGGACGGACGCGGGCCGAGTCCCGCGGCGATGACGGGGGCCACGGCGGTGGGGGGCGGCTCGATTCCCAGGACGGGCTTGGGGGTGACAGGGCGGGCCACGGCGGCGTCCGCGGGGGGCGGTGTCACCGGGCGCAGCATGGGAGGCGGCGGAGACGAGACAGCGTGGCGCCGCACCTCCCGGGCGGGCGCCGAGCGGGTGCGCGCGAGGTCCTCGTCCTCCAGGCGGATCTCCTCGCCGGGAGCACCAGCGAGGTCGACCAGGGGCGAGCGCCAGTCGGGATTCGCGCGGCTGAAGAGGCTGGCGATGTCGACGGAGCCCACGCGCAGGCGGTGGTCGAACAGGAAGTTCTGGATGGATTCGGAGAACTCGCGCGCGGCGGGGCAGCGGGCATCGGGGTTGGCCGCCAGCGCGCGCGTCAGCAATTCCCACAGGGGCGTGGGCACGCCGGGGAGCGGCTCCAGGGTGCGCTCGTTGAAGCTGCCCAGCGCGTGGATGATCTGAGGCGTGGAGCCCTCGAAGAGCCGCTTCCCGGCGAGCATCTCGTAGAGCAGCAACCCCAGGAGGAAGATGTCGCTGCGCTGGTCCACGGGGCGGCCATGGACCTGCTCGGGGGACAGGTAGTTGATCTTCCCCTTGATGACGCCGGCCTGGGTCTCCTGTCGTCCCTCGTCGGCCACCTTGGCGATGCCGAAGTCGGCCAGCTTCACGCCTCCGTTGGAGGAGACCATGACGTTGGAGGGATTGACGTCGCGGTGGACGATGTTGAGCGGCGCGCCCGAGGGGTCCGCGCGGCCATGGGCATACGCGAGCCCTTCGGCCACCTGATGGGCGATGAAGCAGATCTCCCGGAGGCCCAGCGGCACCTGACGCGCGCGGGCCGCCTTGAGGAGCGCGCTCAGGTTCTCCCCATCCACGAACTCCATCACCATGTAGTACTGGCCGGCGCTCGTACCCAGGTCCAGCACCTGCAAGACATTGCTGTGCTGGAGCGTGACGGAGAGCTTCGCCTCGCGCAGGAACAGCTCCACGAAGGAGGCATCCTGGACGAAGGACGGCAAGATGCGCTTCACCGCGACAGGCTTTTCAAAGCCTTCCGCGCCGACCACCTTGCCCAGGAAGACCTCGGCCATTCCGCCCGCGGCCAGCTTCTTCACTATCCGGTAGGTCCCCACGAGTTCTCCGGAGCCGCCATGGAATTGCAGAGGTACCGGAGAGAGGAAAGGTCACAATCGAGGGGACGGATCCGCCCTGTGATGGGAAAGCATTGAGAGTGTTTGTTCCTCAACGCTTCAAGGGAGCGGGAATGTCTGTTTGTGGATGGATGGCCGGACGACCGGTGCCGTCGCCACGCGGCGCGTCCAGCCCCTCTCGTTGCATGAACCGGCGCAGCGCCGCGGGCCGTCGGTGCGCGGCCTCTCGCAGGCGTTGGACCTCCCAGCGCCAGTGCGACTCCGACGGAGGATAGCGCCACCGTGAGATGTGTTCTGGCATCTCCGGGGCCAGCCGCTCCGCCCCGGCGTTCACCGCCGCGAGCACCCGCTCGGTCGTGAACGTATTGTCCAGGTGCCAGTGGAACCGCGTGATGAACCGCTCCCGGAAGATGGGTGACTTCATGAGGCCGCGAAACAGCACGACGAAGGGCTCCCCCAGCCGCGTGTCGTGCAGCAGCCGCCCCAAGGAATTGGCTTCGGGCCCCATCACGAACGCATAGTCCAGGTCATACAACAGCCACCGCCAGCGACCATCCCCCGCGCCCGTGGCCCCCGTGTTCTCACCTCCGCGATAGCGCCAGTACTTGAGGTTGTTGTGAGGCCAGTCATCGTTGCCGAAGTAGACCTGTGCGATGTGATAGTCGATGAAGTTCTCCACATCGATGCGCGCCTCGACGTACGCGAAGTGCTCAGGCACCGCGAGGTCGTGCCCCCGGACGTACGCCAGCAACTCCGCGTAAGGGGTGACGTCCCCGGCCTCCCCCGTGTCGAGCGTTCCGCGCCCTTCCAGGATGACGATCTTCTTCCGGTTCAGTCCGTAGTGGCTCGCCAGGGTGTACTCGTCGAGCCGCTCCCGTATCTCATGCAGCCCCCAGTACTCGCCGTTGAGGAACACCACCGTGGGGCGACACGCCTGGAGCTCCAGCCGTGTCTGGCGCAAGAGCTCCGGAAGGATGCAGTCCTTGAGTCTGGAGCCCATCTGGTCCTGGCCCGAAGCGCGGACGAGCAGTCGCTTCTGGCCTCGGAACGGGTGGTTGGGGAAGAAGTTCGCCGGGAACCACTCCGGGCCGTACTCCGCTTTCGCATACAACCGCAGGCTCTTCTGCGGCAACGAGGCGCTGCCTGAGCCATGGATGCGCACCCCCGCGTTCTGGGCGAACACCGGTGCCCCCGTCGTCTCGAACCACTCGACGTGGACAGGCCGCTCCCACTCCTCCCCATCCTGCCTGTAATTGCCGGGCCCCCAGTAGTCGGGCCAGCGGGGTGTCTCGTCGTAGATGCGGCCTGGGACATAGATGCCCTGCTCATACCCGAACAAGTTCTCCGCGTTCGTCACCAGGGAGAGGACGGGCAGCGAATAGGCGGGCTCTTGGATGAGATAGGTGCGCGCCTCACCCGCGCCCACGGGCGTCTCTCCCGAGAAACGCTGGAGCCGCACCACCGTCGCGAGCACGGGGGGCGCCGCGGGGGGCATCCACCTCCACCACTCGGGAACTTCGGCGGGATTCGTCGGTATGAGACTCAGCGGCGCGGGCTGCCCTCTTCGGCTCAGCAGAACCAGGGGCGCGGTATAGACGGGGGACGACGGCCCTGGCGCCGAGCCATCCAGCGTGTAGTGCGTGGTCGTGCCGGCCTCCGTGGGCAGCGTCAACAGCGCCTCGGCGGAATACAGTTTCGCGGGCGTGCTGAAGCGCAGGTGCTGGAAGTCGAGCCGGGTGCGCAGCTCCGTCCCCGTCGACAGATGGGCGACGGCTTCCAGGAACTCGCTCCCCTCCCCTGGCGCCCAGGGAATGCTCCACCGCCCTTCCTCCAGCAGCGCCTCCCCGAGCAACACGGAGCCGTCGTAGAGCTCGACCCGGACCACCCCCGCGTCCACCGGGAAGCCTCCCCGGAGGATGTGCTGCTCGTTGTCCATCGCATCGATGGTGAGGGCGGATTCCGCTGCGGAAACCACCGGTGCGCGGAGGCAGGCAACGAGCACCAGCACGAGCGCCGCGAGCCTCCCGCCGCGAGCCGCTGCCCTTTCCCATCCGCGCCTCGAACCCCGTCCTCGAGTCTCACGAGGTGGCGTCGTACCGCGACAAGTCCTGATGATTCGGGAGGTGTCCATCATGTCTCCAGAACCGCCATGGGATTGCCAGCACACGGGAGCAAAGCAAGCTCAGCGTCGCGAGCCCGGCCGCGAGAGGTGGATTGTGAAACAGGGCGCGTGTTCTTTGTTCAATGGGCGCGGCCCCTGACGTCCGCTGCTGGAACCCGCCGCTTGTCGACAGGGATTCACCGTGAGCAGCGGCCCCTGAATCAGGAGACGGAGCCGCGACGCTGGTGGCGCAAGGCCACGAGCAGCATGCTGGCGAACGTCACCACCAGGACGGCCACCTCCTCCAGACTGTCCAGCGGGGCCTCGTTCTCGTTGATGAGCGCGAGGCTCGAGAGACACAGCACCAGATGGACGCTGAAGACGGGCAGCGACGCGCTGCCGAGCAGCACGAGCACCCTCGGCCGCAGCCACCGGTAGACCCAGGGCGCACCCCTGTCCGCGAGCAGGGCCAGCGCCAGGAAGTTCACCAGGCGCAGCGGGCCCAGCGTCCACTTGTCGAGCAGCGCGGGGTGCTCCACCAGGAA
This window contains:
- a CDS encoding CotH kinase family protein; its protein translation is MDNEQHILRGGFPVDAGVVRVELYDGSVLLGEALLEEGRWSIPWAPGEGSEFLEAVAHLSTGTELRTRLDFQHLRFSTPAKLYSAEALLTLPTEAGTTTHYTLDGSAPGPSSPVYTAPLVLLSRRGQPAPLSLIPTNPAEVPEWWRWMPPAAPPVLATVVRLQRFSGETPVGAGEARTYLIQEPAYSLPVLSLVTNAENLFGYEQGIYVPGRIYDETPRWPDYWGPGNYRQDGEEWERPVHVEWFETTGAPVFAQNAGVRIHGSGSASLPQKSLRLYAKAEYGPEWFPANFFPNHPFRGQKRLLVRASGQDQMGSRLKDCILPELLRQTRLELQACRPTVVFLNGEYWGLHEIRERLDEYTLASHYGLNRKKIVILEGRGTLDTGEAGDVTPYAELLAYVRGHDLAVPEHFAYVEARIDVENFIDYHIAQVYFGNDDWPHNNLKYWRYRGGENTGATGAGDGRWRWLLYDLDYAFVMGPEANSLGRLLHDTRLGEPFVVLFRGLMKSPIFRERFITRFHWHLDNTFTTERVLAAVNAGAERLAPEMPEHISRWRYPPSESHWRWEVQRLREAAHRRPAALRRFMQREGLDAPRGDGTGRPAIHPQTDIPAPLKR
- a CDS encoding protein kinase domain-containing protein, which gives rise to MGTYRIVKKLAAGGMAEVFLGKVVGAEGFEKPVAVKRILPSFVQDASFVELFLREAKLSVTLQHSNVLQVLDLGTSAGQYYMVMEFVDGENLSALLKAARARQVPLGLREICFIAHQVAEGLAYAHGRADPSGAPLNIVHRDVNPSNVMVSSNGGVKLADFGIAKVADEGRQETQAGVIKGKINYLSPEQVHGRPVDQRSDIFLLGLLLYEMLAGKRLFEGSTPQIIHALGSFNERTLEPLPGVPTPLWELLTRALAANPDARCPAAREFSESIQNFLFDHRLRVGSVDIASLFSRANPDWRSPLVDLAGAPGEEIRLEDEDLARTRSAPAREVRRHAVSSPPPPMLRPVTPPPADAAVARPVTPKPVLGIEPPPTAVAPVIAAGLGPRPSRARQQLGTILLTRGMLTPHMLNQALSLQKQRGGRLGQVLVHERWLEPDNLVRALSEQSGLPHITEDKLQSVPIPEELLKQIPRELCERLCAVPLAVRGRELVCAVLDPRDVQVTDALKFSTRAVAVQGLFASEQGIRKTIQRFYPPAEEAPPPYVRAHDPIPLEPSPEDKARDTRMMSQFSEQFTGRRVLDESTFAESKPPMAEPVARASPVRGDVRARMVLVVAEPSEPREAAVRLLLVQGLAAATSPAADAPRALSLGGYELVLVLEDAVADPAGLAQKLRAAHPQVEVRLLPSYSAALLGEGGPLAKLAELQARLLDGMLSMLGGSATLAPFLTRLARRLVSRLGAGRVEEGLLSAAASALALAARLEEPRRFILPTRARALGLVGSGMPEVNEVLMAVLPEGEDRTPPGGRAAGALLCAARFVQEVQSAQPPTAKAAQALQVLRQDPRLPVAVMEALTTELESSTQADKAAPRVVVAETDGANAMTLQIRLMAEGLSTVRARTRADVEKALAAGAQAAILADPLPDGDLRALLQAMRKAPSTEDLPIYLIVDKEDPAAFTAALDAGADDVMVRSSSPEVLIAKLRRGIQQRQSARRGAKSAQ
- a CDS encoding amidinotransferase, with amino-acid sequence MTKRVFVASEFAPLRTVVVARSQLRLSDAGVMSQEQSEARLAILPESERVLARRLIGKDHAEAMPERQKAWEGERLALRAVLEKHGVRVLLPSLLTEAQKEAGGPYGYSNSFVRDPWFTVGDVVVEGSLRSLHRRREVLPCRSLFEQEVYPADCTYVAVPQPDAAPIDAQGAHVGPFLEGGDTLVLGKHVFVGNSGKASSEAGVAFLRKLLASRGYTVESVRLKPNFLHLDCALGLVRQGLLVACREALLDGLPAVLRDWECIEVTEDEATRLGTNGLPISPDVYVTDPIFRRIGDAIARHGVKVEYVDFTISRAFGGAFRCTTQPLWRE
- a CDS encoding flagellar hook-length control protein, which codes for MTWRKRAHSQGVDLIGCMDCNPYTGDMPCTAALPILCIREDGSAVPPGVSPDFYNGWAEGNVATTLPVLGVTLTSLALANKLCASAFGDGWRMAQFHHPQGGWNWYAYGNVRTDKRFWVYIRDQPANCWNP